ATAAGTGATGAAAATATATGCACAGCTGTACATGGATCACCATTAAACACAGGAACAAAATGCCATTTGATGCATATTAAATAAGCTCCCAAAAAGCCaatttgaatgtatttattttcatttactttgatACAGCATTGGAAGAGACTGCATATAATTATGGCGACTGCTGCAAACAATACTTGATGCTGCTAAGTGTTCCATTAAGCATCAGGCATGCACAATagttacctttaaaaatttctcatgtATGTATCTTAACATTCTTATTTATAAGCTACAATATGTTTAAAgcatttagtaatttttaaaccAATTATTTTAATTGACCTACATCTAAGTGgggaaaaccaaaaaacttcCTCATTTCAACACCCGAAGGTGATATTACACCTTACTccccaaaattatatatttaaatttattttatatgtgtcaTCCTTAAAAGTCCAAAAGTGATGAAAATTATTATCACTACTAAATTAGAAGTATGATCTCCCAGCAGCAGTCTACCCAGCGCACACAGCATGCCACGCTTCGCGGGATTACATGGTAAGAGTGACGTGCTGGCGGCTGCAGATGACGATAATTGAACATATCAGTCTCTTCTCTTCATTCTGGATCTTTTATTTCAAACTAAATAAAGCTTTTCATTAATATaaactgagaaaattatttttcctttatttaacatCACTAAGAGTAGATAAAACTAAACACCTTTATTGTCTTCAAGTGTGTGGCAAGAGAGAAAATGTTTCAATCACATTAGGTAAatcaggggtggggaagggggtagcatttgtttttccatttaaggATTCCAGTCAAATAATCATACACACTTACAAATTCAGATTACTTGGTTCTCGGTCCTTTATGGCTTAAAGCACTGGATTTGAAAACTACTTCAggttaaaataaagttatatgaATAATGCATAGGTTGTATATCTAGGAGATcatgcaataaataaatgttctcgTGTACACTGGAATCTTGGTGATGAAAGGGGTCTGCAAGTGTGAACAGTGATGTTTTTTCGTTTTACCAAGAGAATATGCCCAGCAAGTTCCTTGCTTTGGGCCTATTCAAGATCCTGTTTGTAAGGTCATCCTGATTTTCTCAGATTGAAAAAAGGAGCCAATGTCATAAGACATCTGCAGTAAGGAACTGACGTGCCTCAAGTGCAAGTGCTGTGAGGTCCGAGCTAAGCAGAAGGAGACTCAGGATCCTGCCACCCTGCTACAAAGTCAATTTGGACTACTTGGCTGACTAGAGTATCAAATGGGGAAATGCTTAGAATGACCCACCGGAAATGTTTACTATattagtatcttttaaaaatctatctgcTCTTTAAATCTATGTCATTTGAGAACTGCCAGGGTAAGATCCACTCACTATTCCTGGTTTTGATATGCCCCTACGACATGAGAATTGAACTGAACTACAGTGATTGTAATGTCATCCCTGTACATCCTAGCAAGCTCTTCAGGAAGACTAAGCATTTTGGAGAGGCGCTCGTGATCAACAGCCCCAAACTCGTTGTTGCCCACAGCATGGCGAATTAGATGGGTTGCTGCATTCTGATCCTCAAATACCGATGACATCTTAGCTCTCCTTTCTGTTAAAAGGCCATGCATCTGTCCCAGAGTCACCTTATAGCCACCAACAGCTATCGGCTGTTGGTGATGCATGCCTGTTAGGTACTCACCCACAATCCTAACCACATCCTGCCTATGCATTGTCTCCCACAATCCATCAGTCGCCAATACCAGAAATTTATCCTGTGGCCTTAATCGGTGGTAAGTTACTTCTGGCTCAGCAGTGAGATAAGGAGGTGTGTAATAATTAGGAGGGATAAACTTGGTATATTCGTTGTCATTCAGCTGGTCTGGGCCAGATTCTATCACTCTCTTTTGAAGGTCAATGCTCCATTTGAACTTTACGTCTCCAAAAGCCCTAAAAGGCATCAGTAAGCCAAGTAGCCGATCCTGTTTCACCACACTCTTGGCCTCATTCTTTGGGTGCTCCAATTTCAGGCGTTCCACTTCTCTTTCATTCTGAGCATTGTGGTCATTAGACAGAGTGACTGCCGACCAAGAGCCGTCCTCTTCCTGCACACCCAGCATGGCTCTGCTATCACCAGTATTGGCCACATGAAGGTCAACACCATCCACATGGGCCACACAAGCTGTGGCCCCAGAAAACGCCACTCGAAGCACCAGGTAGTTGAGGAAAGAATTGGGATCACCGACTTGAGCCTCCAAGGAGATGTCATTATCAAGCCTCTTGAAAGCATTAATCAAAGCCTCCTTAACATCAATTTCAGTCGACTCCCCAGTGTTAAGGTCTATAAGCTCTTGCCAGTAAGTCCTCAAGCTGTTGAAATATAATTTGGATGCCTCCTTACTGAAATAATCATTGGGATGCTTGTGCCACTGGAGAATGGGGAGCAGTGCTCGACCGCTCTCCACCGCATTTTCGATCTCTAGCAATGTCTCATGGGGTAACAGAGAGACAGCAATATAATAAAAGAGTCTTTCACTGACCGCCTGGGAGCAAGCACAGCCTGCATGACCATCGAAAACCCCCAAAAGCATCCCTCTGGTCTGCAAGCAGGTTGCTGCACTTCTCCGGTCCTCAATGGGTGCATTCGCAGGCAGCTGATTGCTGTCAAACCCAAGGACAGAACTGACATTTTTGCCATCAAATTCTGGCACTTTGAAACTGTATTCATTAGCTTTCAGGATGCTGTTGACTTGTGGAGGTGTAAGGTAAAATTTCTGTGGTGTGGAAGCATATCTCCTTCCTTGGGTGTACTGCCACCAGCTCTCCTTTGGCCTATAAAAGGTAGCATATGTCGGATGGGGTGTATATCTCAGGCGACTCTGAGGAATGTAAGGGGGCGAGCAGCAGAGATGTTTGTGGTGGCAGTAACACGCAGTGCCATAGATTCTGCTCAGTTCACAGTTACGGATCAGAGGGAAAAACAGTTGAGTTGGTGCTGGCATGGCATCAGAGAACAGCGGCAGGCTGGAACTTCTGACTGGGATTCCTAGACAGCAAAAGTTATATTCAGATTACTTaatctatttttgctttcataACAAATGTTTAGCAGGTGAATCTACAGGCTCCCTGTGCCTCCTAAGGCACTACATTTTACACACATATCATCTACTACTTCTACAGGATATACTCTGCTAAGCACACCTCCCAATCACTTATGGAGCCAGGATTGAACTGTCGTCGagctttacttttctctcttccttgtatttctttgtgCAGCACAAACTGTGCAGAATGTACAACAGATCTGGCTGGGGAGAGTGGAGGAGACGAAGGTTATATAACATAATGCAGTGGCAGTCTACCTGGCCGATCACCCTTCTCCCTATCCTTAAAAAAGGCCGTGGATCTCCCAAATTGCACAGGGACTTCTCTCATTTATGAAGATCCTGTTTCTAGACCAGTGGTCAATTGTTAGCATTTGATACACACGGCTACTACCGTAAAAGTGTTGGGATGCAGCCCCGACCTGTGTGTATTCATGAATTATTTGTAAGTTATATACATATGCTACTACATTAATATAATGTTCATTATAACCTGTACaagaaaaattttacataatgaataaaaacagaagttcCAAAATGCCCTCCCTGCATCCTAGTAGATGGCCTTGCAAACAATGTTTCTCCAGACCACTGTGCCAATTTGGCAAGTTTAGGGACATAGGTCTGCCACCAATTCACC
This window of the Balaenoptera musculus isolate JJ_BM4_2016_0621 chromosome 17, mBalMus1.pri.v3, whole genome shotgun sequence genome carries:
- the PDP1 gene encoding pyruvate dehyrogenase phosphatase catalytic subunit 1 isoform X3 codes for the protein MPAPTQLFFPLIRNCELSRIYGTACYCHHKHLCCSPPYIPQSRLRYTPHPTYATFYRPKESWWQYTQGRRYASTPQKFYLTPPQVNSILKANEYSFKVPEFDGKNVSSVLGFDSNQLPANAPIEDRRSAATCLQTRGMLLGVFDGHAGCACSQAVSERLFYYIAVSLLPHETLLEIENAVESGRALLPILQWHKHPNDYFSKEASKLYFNSLRTYWQELIDLNTGESTEIDVKEALINAFKRLDNDISLEAQVGDPNSFLNYLVLRVAFSGATACVAHVDGVDLHVANTGDSRAMLGVQEEDGSWSAVTLSNDHNAQNEREVERLKLEHPKNEAKSVVKQDRLLGLLMPFRAFGDVKFKWSIDLQKRVIESGPDQLNDNEYTKFIPPNYYTPPYLTAEPEVTYHRLRPQDKFLVLATDGLWETMHRQDVVRIVGEYLTGMHHQQPIAVGGYKVTLGQMHGLLTERRAKMSSVFEDQNAATHLIRHAVGNNEFGAVDHERLSKMLSLPEELARMYRDDITITVVQFNSHVVGAYQNQE
- the PDP1 gene encoding pyruvate dehyrogenase phosphatase catalytic subunit 1 isoform X2, whose translation is MDWPVPGRASAGVGAPAASTVALPLPRGIPVRSSSLPLFSDAMPAPTQLFFPLIRNCELSRIYGTACYCHHKHLCCSPPYIPQSRLRYTPHPTYATFYRPKESWWQYTQGRRYASTPQKFYLTPPQVNSILKANEYSFKVPEFDGKNVSSVLGFDSNQLPANAPIEDRRSAATCLQTRGMLLGVFDGHAGCACSQAVSERLFYYIAVSLLPHETLLEIENAVESGRALLPILQWHKHPNDYFSKEASKLYFNSLRTYWQELIDLNTGESTEIDVKEALINAFKRLDNDISLEAQVGDPNSFLNYLVLRVAFSGATACVAHVDGVDLHVANTGDSRAMLGVQEEDGSWSAVTLSNDHNAQNEREVERLKLEHPKNEAKSVVKQDRLLGLLMPFRAFGDVKFKWSIDLQKRVIESGPDQLNDNEYTKFIPPNYYTPPYLTAEPEVTYHRLRPQDKFLVLATDGLWETMHRQDVVRIVGEYLTGMHHQQPIAVGGYKVTLGQMHGLLTERRAKMSSVFEDQNAATHLIRHAVGNNEFGAVDHERLSKMLSLPEELARMYRDDITITVVQFNSHVVGAYQNQE
- the PDP1 gene encoding pyruvate dehyrogenase phosphatase catalytic subunit 1 isoform X1; protein product: MGRCCCRCCCPRGLWMLSAPCCDDRRMCVCPGPRRIGIPVRSSSLPLFSDAMPAPTQLFFPLIRNCELSRIYGTACYCHHKHLCCSPPYIPQSRLRYTPHPTYATFYRPKESWWQYTQGRRYASTPQKFYLTPPQVNSILKANEYSFKVPEFDGKNVSSVLGFDSNQLPANAPIEDRRSAATCLQTRGMLLGVFDGHAGCACSQAVSERLFYYIAVSLLPHETLLEIENAVESGRALLPILQWHKHPNDYFSKEASKLYFNSLRTYWQELIDLNTGESTEIDVKEALINAFKRLDNDISLEAQVGDPNSFLNYLVLRVAFSGATACVAHVDGVDLHVANTGDSRAMLGVQEEDGSWSAVTLSNDHNAQNEREVERLKLEHPKNEAKSVVKQDRLLGLLMPFRAFGDVKFKWSIDLQKRVIESGPDQLNDNEYTKFIPPNYYTPPYLTAEPEVTYHRLRPQDKFLVLATDGLWETMHRQDVVRIVGEYLTGMHHQQPIAVGGYKVTLGQMHGLLTERRAKMSSVFEDQNAATHLIRHAVGNNEFGAVDHERLSKMLSLPEELARMYRDDITITVVQFNSHVVGAYQNQE